Proteins from a genomic interval of Phocoena phocoena chromosome 20, mPhoPho1.1, whole genome shotgun sequence:
- the TCF25 gene encoding ribosome quality control complex subunit TCF25 — protein MSRRALRRLRGEQRGQEPLGPGALQFVLHDDDDVEEEGPKRGPGGRHPRGPGKEGVQVNNRFELINIEDLEEAPGVNGDRTDCLLIDAAASGNKRRAQRGHSESKKDGDVTDAAVPPEQSNTSGKLRKKKRKQKNKKNAAGESSENGLEDIDRILERIEDASGSSRPGPPPLSAKKHVLYVEHRHLNPDTELKRYFGARAVLGEQRPRQRQRVYPKCTWLTTPKSAWPRYTKPGLSMRLLESRKGRSAFAFEHSEEYQQTQHRFLAAVESMEPNNMVVLLQTSPYHVDSLLQLSDACRFQEDQEMARDLVERALYSMECAFHPLFSLTSGTCRLDYRRPENRSFYLALYKQMSFLEKRGCPRTALEYCKLILSLEPDEDPLCMLLLLDHLALRARSYEYLTRLFQEWEAHRNLSQLPNFAFSVPLAYFLLSQQADLPDQELSSAREKASLLIQQALIMFPGVLMPLLEYCSVRPDATVAAHRFFGPDAEISQPPALSQLVSLYLGRSHFLWKEPATMSWLEENVHEVLQAVDTGDPAVEACENRRKVLYQRAPRNIHRHVVLSEIKEAIAALPPDVSTQSVLGYDPLPPLDTIYSYVRPERLSPVSHGNTIALFFRSLLPNYTVEGERPEDGGAGGPHLDQGLNRLMLALRDMMANFHFHDLEVPHEDHLEGDEWD, from the exons ATGTCGCGCCGGGCCCTCCGGAGGCTGAGGGGGGAACAGCGCGGCCAGGAGCCCCTCGGGCCCGGCGCCCTGCAGTTTGTCCTCCACGATGACGATGATGTGGAAGAAGAAGGCCCAAAGCGGGGACCCGGTGGCCGGCACCCCCGGGGCCCAGGGAAGGAGGGCGTCCAAGTCAACAACCGGTTCGAGTTG ATAAACATCGAGGACCTCGAGGAGGCGCCCGGGGTGAACGGGGACAGGACCGACTGTCTGCTCATCGACGCCGCAGCATCAGGGAACAAGAGGAGGGCCCAGCGTGGACACTCAGAGTCCAAGAAGGATGGCGACGTGACGGACGCGGCGGTTCCCCCAGAGCAG TCTAATACAAGTGGCAAACTCcgcaagaagaaaaggaaacagaaaaataagaaaaacgcTGCAGGAGAAAGCTCG GAGAATGGGCTGGAGGACATCGACCGCATCCTGGAGAGGATTGAGGATGCCAGCGGCTCCAGCCGCCCAGGCCCGCCCCCACTGAGTGCCAAGAAGCATGTCCTGTACGTGGAGCACAG ACACTTGAATCCAGACACGGAACTGAAAAGGTATTTTGGTGCCcgagccgtcctgggggagcagAG GCCGCGGCAGAGACAGCGCGTGTACCCCAAGTGTACGTGGCTGACCACCCCTAAGAGCGCCTGGCCCCGGTACACCAAACCAG gtctgtCGATGCGGCTGCTCGAGTCTAGGAAAGGCCGCTCAGCCTTCGCCTTTGAGCACAGCGAGGAGTACCAGCAGACGCAGCACAGGTTCCTGGCCGCTGTGGAGTCCATGGAGCCCAACAACATGGTG GTCCTGCTGCAGACCAGCCCCTATCACGTGGACTCGCTGCTGCAACTCAGTGACGCCTGCCGCTTCCAGGAGGACCAGGAGATGGCGCGGGACCTCGTGG AGCGCGCGCTGTACAGCATGGAGTGTGCCTTCCACCCCTTGTTCAGCCTCACCAGCGGGACCTGCCGGCTGGACTACCGCAGGCCCGAGAACAG GAGCTTCTACCTGGCCCTCTACAAGCAGATGAGCTTCCTGGAGAAGCGGGGCTGCCCACGCACGGCGCTGGAGTACTGCAAGCTCATCCTCAG CCTCGAGCCAGACGAGGACCCCCTGTGCATGCTGCTGCTGCTCGACCACCTGGCCTTAAGGGCACGGAGCTACGAGTACCTGACCCGCCTCTTCCAGGAGTGGGAG GCTCATCGGAACCTGTCCCAGCTCCCAAATTTTGCCTTCTCTGTGCCGCTGGCGTATTTCCTGCTGAGTCAGCAGGCAGACCTCCCCGACCAGGAGCTGAGCTCTGCGAGGGAGAAGGCCTCTCTCTTGATCCAGCAGGCGCTTATCATGTTCCCTGGAG TGCTCATGCCTCTGCTCGAGTACTGCAGCGTGCGCCCCGACGCCACCGTGGCCGCGCACCGCTTCTTCGGACCTGACGCCGAGATAAG CCAGCCCCCCGCCCTGAGCCAGCTGGTAAGCCTGTACCTCGGGAGGTCCCACTTCCTCTGGAAGGAGCCGGCCACCATGAGCTGGCTGGAGGAGAACGTGCACGAGGTTCTGCAGGCGGTGGACACCGGGGACCCTGCCGTGGAGGCGTGTGAGAACAG GCGCAAGGTGCTGTACCAGCGCGCACCCAGAAACATCCACCGCCACGTGGTCCTGTCGGAGATCAAGGAAGCCATTGCCGCCCTACCTCCG GATGTGAGCACGCAGTCTGTGCTGGGCTATGACCCTTTGCCTCCCTTGGACACCATCTACTCCTACGTCAGACCGGAGAG GCTCAGCCCCGTCAGCCACGGAAACACCATCGCCCTCTTCTTCCGCTCCTTGTTGCCGAACTACACCGTGGAG GGGGAGCGGCCAGAGGACGGCGGGGCCGGGGGTCCACACcttgaccagggcttgaacaggCTGATGCTGGCCTTGCGGGACATGATGGCCAACTTCCACTTCCACGACCTGGAGGTGCCACACGAGGACCACCTCGAGGGCGACGAGTGGGACTGA